A genomic region of Balaenoptera acutorostrata chromosome 4, mBalAcu1.1, whole genome shotgun sequence contains the following coding sequences:
- the LOC102998263 gene encoding LOW QUALITY PROTEIN: P2Y purinoceptor 3-like (The sequence of the model RefSeq protein was modified relative to this genomic sequence to represent the inferred CDS: inserted 2 bases in 1 codon; deleted 2 bases in 1 codon) produces the protein MLCHPFCFSPGEGEAGTAVLPEGASQEIEKLDTNISKEERFCYFSEDYKQIYLPLTYSIIFMLGLPLNGTVLWLSWHQTKRWSCATINLVNLMVADLLYVLTLPFLIITYSLGDRWPFGELLCKLVHFLFYTNLYSSILLLTCISMHGFLRVCHPLRSLPYRTRRHALLGTAATWALVVPQLLPTLVFSQMDYINGQMVCHDMTSPEHFDEFSTCGVVLMLSCFLSLLGHLGVLLADGQEPDQARGDSHDGGQRGPSQVPPDHPAGVWPLHPLFCTLPHNTLPLPHAPLPTFTELPALNGGQPGLQDMEASGEPEQLPQPSPVLSXSGGHNRVRLFQELRHDKVGEHPAGAKGERPRGGHSWVLSR, from the exons ATGCTCTGCCATCCATTTTGTTTCTCCCCAGGGGAAGGAGAAGCAGGAACAGCTGTGCTCCCAGAGGGAGCCTCCCAGGAGATAGAGAAGCTGGATACCAACATCTCAAAGGAAGAAAGATTCTGCTATTTCTCAGAGGACTACAAACAAATCTACCTCCCCCTGACCTACAGTATCATCTTCATGCTAGGCCTCCCCCTGAATGGCACTGTTCTGTGGCTCTCCTGGCACCAAACCAAGCGCTGGAGCTGTGCCACCATCAATCTGGTGAACCTGATGGTAGCCGACCTGCTTTATGTGCTGACATTGCCCTTCCTCATCATCACCTACTCCCTGGGTGACAGATGGCCCTTCGGGGAGCTGCTCTGCAAGCTGGTGCACTTCCTGTTCTACACCAACCTCTACAGCAGCATCCTGCTGCTGACCTGCATCTCCATGCACGGCTTCCTGCGCGTGTGCCACCCGCTGCGTTCACTGCCCTACCGGACCCGCCGGCATGCCCTGCTGGGCACCGCCGCCACGTGGGCCCTGGTGGTCCCCCAGCTGCTGCCTACGCTGGTCTTCTCCCAAATGGACTACATCAACGGCCAGATGGTCTGCCACGACATGACCAGCCCagagcattttgatgagttttCCACCTGCGGCGTGGTCCTGATGTTGTCCTGCTTT CTTTCCCTCCTTGGTCATCTTGGCGTGCTACTCGCTGATGGTCAGGAGCCTGACCAAGCCAGGGGAGACTCTCATGATGGTGGGCAGCGCGGCCCGAGCCAAGTCCCTCCGGACCACCCTGCTGGTGTGTGGCCTCTTCACCCTCTGTTTTGTACCCTTCCACATAACACGCTCCCTCTACCTCATGCTCCGCTTCCTACCTTCACAGAACTACCAGCTCTCAATGGTGGCCAGCCTGGCCTACAAGATATGGAGGCCTCTGGTGAGCCTGAGCAGCTGCCGCAACCCAGTCCTGTACTTTC GTCAGGTGGGCACAATAGAGTCAGGCTCTTCCAGGAACTGAGGCATGACAAGGTGGGTGAGCACCCAGCTGGAGCCAAGGGAGAGAGACCCAGGGGTGGgcacagctgggtgctgtcaagATGA